In Amycolatopsis jiangsuensis, the following proteins share a genomic window:
- a CDS encoding amino-acid N-acetyltransferase produces MTGVPHESTPPAVRRARIADVRKIKALVDADAGRVLLEKDLVTLYEAVQEFWVVTDADAVLGAAALHVLWEDIGELRTVVVDKAARGRGIGHALVGRLVEEARELGLRRLFVLTFETSFFAGHGFAQIDGAPVPQEVYEEMRRSADPGVAEFLDLPYVKPNTLGNSRMLLEF; encoded by the coding sequence TTGACAGGTGTGCCCCACGAGTCCACGCCCCCGGCGGTCCGGCGCGCCCGGATCGCCGACGTCCGCAAGATCAAAGCCCTCGTCGACGCCGACGCCGGCCGCGTCCTGCTGGAAAAAGACCTGGTCACCCTCTACGAGGCCGTGCAGGAGTTCTGGGTCGTGACCGACGCCGACGCCGTGCTCGGCGCCGCCGCCCTGCACGTGCTGTGGGAGGACATCGGCGAGCTGCGGACCGTCGTGGTGGACAAGGCCGCGCGCGGCCGCGGCATCGGGCACGCGCTCGTCGGCCGGCTCGTCGAGGAGGCCCGTGAACTCGGCCTCCGGCGCTTGTTCGTGCTCACCTTCGAGACGTCGTTCTTCGCCGGCCACGGTTTCGCGCAGATCGACGGCGCCCCGGTGCCGCAGGAGGTCTACGAGGAGATGCGGCGTTCCGCCGACCCGGGTGTCGCGGAGTTCCTCGACCTGCCCTACGTCAAGCCCAACACCCTGGGCAACTCGCGCATGCTCCTCGAGTTCTGA
- a CDS encoding acyltransferase family protein → MSGTTVVAPEQPGRPAPRDAQARFRPELQGVRALASLLVVVYHVWLDRISGGVDVFFLVSGFLITGQLYRALLRGRIELRATWGRMIKRLFPAAMTVLLTVLVVSQLLLPADRWFQTIREVFASALFYENWQLAADSVDYFAQHNSASVVQHFWSLSIQGQFYLLWPILFVGLGLLVRRLGWSLRRTINVLLVVLFAASIAYSVYLTAVDQPLAYFHGLTRVWEFALGGLMAMFLDYVTLPRLLRIALGWIGVAGLVLCGIVLRVDSVFPGWIALWPTLSAALVLVAGQTGSRLGADRWLSSKPLGYLGNISFSLYLWHWPVLVFYLVARDRVAVGLLGGAVVLGVSFVLSVLTYHLIENPIRLSKIGTAKRWGAYRFGVLALAPVLIGSGIWQGVTSAQANFEIALDDPDHPGAVAQAPDFVYRGSATPSIVPPTLALPEDWAGITDDKCTISPRNQELKVCTQKPQGTPKKRVVLVGDSHIQQYIAAYLPLVQSAGWEVTSMLKGACPFSVTADLMPGNQGCIDWNKAAADEIVARHPDAVVTLASVNTHAGITETTPKGFVDQWSAMDRAGIPVVALRDNPRFGFNMAACVAQRSPEDPSCTPARASALPGTPSYTAVRDVPRNVSFLDFSDYFCEKTTCPAVVGNVLVYMDDNHVTATFQTTLAPIVQRDMQQALRW, encoded by the coding sequence ATGTCCGGGACCACCGTGGTCGCGCCCGAACAGCCCGGGCGGCCGGCCCCGCGGGACGCCCAGGCCCGGTTCCGCCCCGAACTGCAGGGCGTCCGCGCGCTGGCCTCGCTGCTGGTCGTCGTCTACCACGTCTGGCTGGACCGGATCTCCGGCGGCGTCGACGTGTTCTTCCTGGTCTCCGGGTTCCTGATCACCGGCCAGCTCTACCGCGCGCTGCTGCGCGGCCGGATCGAGCTGCGGGCCACCTGGGGCCGGATGATCAAACGGCTCTTCCCGGCCGCGATGACCGTGCTGCTCACGGTGCTGGTGGTCTCGCAGCTGCTGCTGCCCGCGGACCGCTGGTTCCAGACCATCCGCGAGGTCTTCGCCTCGGCACTGTTCTACGAGAACTGGCAGCTGGCCGCGGACTCGGTGGACTACTTCGCCCAGCACAACAGCGCGAGCGTGGTCCAGCACTTCTGGTCGCTGTCCATCCAGGGCCAGTTCTACCTGCTCTGGCCGATCCTGTTCGTCGGGCTCGGCCTGCTCGTGCGCCGGCTGGGCTGGTCGCTGCGCCGCACGATCAACGTGCTGCTGGTGGTGCTCTTCGCCGCGTCGATCGCGTACTCGGTGTACCTGACCGCCGTCGACCAGCCGCTGGCGTACTTCCACGGCCTCACGCGGGTGTGGGAGTTCGCGCTCGGCGGGTTGATGGCGATGTTCCTCGATTACGTCACGCTGCCGCGGCTGCTGCGCATCGCGCTCGGCTGGATCGGCGTGGCGGGGCTGGTGCTGTGCGGCATCGTGCTGCGCGTCGACTCGGTGTTCCCCGGCTGGATCGCGCTGTGGCCGACGCTGTCCGCGGCCCTGGTGCTGGTGGCGGGCCAGACCGGCAGCCGGCTCGGCGCGGACCGCTGGCTCAGCTCGAAACCGCTGGGCTACCTCGGCAACATCAGCTTCTCGCTGTACCTGTGGCACTGGCCGGTGCTGGTGTTCTACCTGGTCGCCCGCGACCGGGTCGCGGTCGGGCTGCTCGGCGGCGCGGTCGTACTCGGGGTGTCCTTCGTGCTGTCGGTGCTGACCTACCACCTGATCGAGAACCCGATCCGGCTGTCGAAGATCGGCACGGCCAAACGCTGGGGTGCCTACCGGTTCGGCGTGCTCGCGCTGGCGCCGGTGCTGATCGGCAGCGGGATCTGGCAGGGCGTGACCAGCGCACAGGCGAATTTCGAGATCGCACTGGACGATCCGGACCACCCGGGCGCGGTCGCGCAGGCGCCGGACTTCGTCTACCGCGGCTCGGCCACGCCGTCCATCGTGCCGCCGACGCTCGCGCTGCCCGAGGACTGGGCGGGCATCACCGACGACAAGTGCACGATCTCGCCGCGCAACCAGGAACTGAAGGTCTGCACGCAGAAGCCCCAGGGCACGCCCAAGAAACGCGTGGTGCTCGTCGGTGATTCGCACATCCAGCAGTACATCGCCGCGTACCTGCCGTTGGTGCAGTCGGCGGGCTGGGAGGTCACCTCGATGCTCAAGGGGGCCTGCCCGTTCTCCGTCACGGCCGATCTGATGCCCGGCAACCAGGGGTGCATCGACTGGAACAAGGCGGCCGCGGACGAGATCGTGGCCAGGCACCCGGACGCCGTCGTCACGCTGGCGAGCGTGAACACCCACGCCGGCATCACCGAGACCACGCCGAAGGGCTTCGTGGACCAGTGGTCGGCGATGGACAGGGCGGGCATCCCGGTGGTCGCCCTGCGCGACAACCCGCGCTTCGGGTTCAACATGGCCGCCTGCGTGGCCCAGCGCAGTCCGGAGGACCCTTCCTGCACTCCCGCGCGCGCCTCGGCACTGCCGGGAACGCCGTCCTACACCGCCGTGCGCGACGTGCCGCGTAACGTGTCCTTCCTGGACTTCTCGGACTACTTCTGCGAGAAGACCACCTGCCCCGCGGTCGTCGGCAACGTCCTGGTCTACATGGACGACAACCACGTCACCGCGACCTTCCAGACCACCTTGGCGCCGATCGTCCAGCGGGACATGCAGCAAGCTCTGCGGTGGTGA
- a CDS encoding AAA family ATPase encodes MPPAAASADGVARGQAPSPDQRAPQPPVRVDKSGREGAFVCGAESAAEFLSRASRVIAWADASRHGTQNGPGEPAPVEPEPPEKPSSGKKKKGVLDDLARHSRSVTLDLLAAGNRMRQRSEDRQEREQYEREYAQYEQARAAWKIAHAEWEQREAARTSAGTKQPNPIVLLVGEPNTGQRRFTRSLEHALEQAEVEFDRTEFLDSHGLLADAGDDPLEHVVPGRIAKLEDGPTLLLAERADALFAEDAAGMARVLRNYAHDQDSCRLIVLGGTERVLEQLATEAPDVLQNVLQYRLPRFDHAAHAAALLDVLAGERSFSVLPDVRDRLAQLSREPSARGVEALLDAASRQAIARGAAGGRVVITHEDIEPLVAAAGTRGGTPIEELLAELDAMIGLDAVKERVRALTSELAVDARRREAGMKVAVRSRHLLLTGNPGTAKTTVARLLGKIFQALGVLPKGHVVEMTRTDLVGEYLGQTSPKTRAACEKAVGGVLFLDEAYNLVTDEDDDYGREAVAELLVQMENHRDDLVVFAAGYPKEIDTFLESNPGLRSRFAGRIEFPDYSNDELAKIFGAMAKSQGYELADDLVAELPEAVRRIPRGRGFANGRSARVLLEAAIGKQSSRLTAEPGARTEDLAVLVAADLPGPGQSGVSAVDDAGPRRSLEELLAELDAMIGLDSVKQRVRSMVDEMAVDARRREAGMKVAVRSRHLLFTGNPGTAKTTVSRLVGQIYRELGVLPSGHLVEVGRGDLVAEYSGQTAPKTREVCERAAGGVLFIDEAYNLVRDDNDDYGREAVTELLVQMENHREDLVVFVAGYPKQMDEFLESNPGLRSRFAGRIEFPDYSNDELAGIFTLMAGGQGYRLADDLAAALPEAIRRIPRGRGFANGRSARGLLEAAIGKQSTRLAAAPDTPADELAVLVAADLPGEAGVAVTDESGPRRGLDDLLDELDGMIGLDEVKAQVRALVAETRLDARRRQAGLPVGARSRHLVFTGNPGTAKTTVARLMGQVYRELGVLPSGHLVEVARPDLVAEYIGQTAPKTRDVCERAIGGLLFIDEAYTLVQSYSNGGDFGTEAIAELLVQMENHREDLIVIAAGYPADMDRFLDANSGLRSRFGATVHFADYDDTQLAAIFTAMAGKQGYRLAPDLAEALPGLLAGLDRGSGFANGRSARGLLERAIRAQAMRLAGPDVDMDSLTDAELTLLTVADVPTGS; translated from the coding sequence ATGCCGCCCGCCGCCGCGTCGGCGGATGGGGTCGCCCGCGGGCAGGCGCCTTCGCCGGACCAGCGCGCGCCGCAGCCGCCGGTCCGGGTCGACAAATCCGGGCGGGAGGGTGCGTTCGTCTGCGGTGCCGAGTCCGCCGCGGAGTTCCTGTCCCGGGCTTCCCGGGTGATCGCCTGGGCGGACGCGAGCCGGCACGGTACGCAGAACGGTCCGGGGGAACCCGCGCCGGTCGAACCGGAGCCGCCCGAGAAACCTTCGTCCGGCAAGAAGAAAAAGGGTGTGCTGGACGATCTGGCCCGGCACAGCCGGTCGGTCACGCTCGATCTGCTCGCGGCGGGCAACCGGATGCGCCAGCGCAGCGAGGACCGCCAAGAGCGGGAGCAGTACGAGCGCGAGTACGCCCAGTACGAACAGGCCCGCGCGGCCTGGAAGATCGCGCACGCGGAGTGGGAGCAGCGGGAGGCCGCGCGCACGTCGGCGGGTACCAAACAGCCGAATCCGATCGTCCTGCTCGTCGGGGAGCCGAACACCGGGCAGCGCCGGTTCACGCGGTCGCTGGAGCACGCGCTGGAGCAGGCCGAGGTCGAGTTCGACCGCACCGAATTCCTCGACAGCCACGGGCTGCTCGCGGACGCCGGCGACGATCCGCTGGAACACGTGGTGCCCGGCCGTATCGCGAAACTGGAGGACGGCCCCACCCTGCTGCTGGCCGAACGGGCCGACGCGCTCTTCGCCGAGGACGCCGCCGGGATGGCGCGCGTGCTGCGCAACTACGCGCACGATCAAGACAGCTGCCGGCTCATCGTGCTCGGCGGTACCGAGCGCGTGCTCGAGCAGCTGGCGACCGAGGCGCCGGACGTGCTGCAGAACGTGCTCCAGTACCGGCTGCCCCGGTTCGACCACGCGGCGCATGCCGCGGCGCTGCTGGACGTCCTGGCCGGAGAACGGTCCTTCAGCGTGCTGCCGGACGTGCGTGACCGGTTGGCGCAGCTGTCCCGGGAGCCCAGCGCGCGGGGGGTGGAGGCGCTGCTGGACGCCGCGTCCCGGCAGGCGATCGCGCGGGGCGCGGCCGGCGGCCGGGTCGTGATCACGCACGAGGACATCGAACCGCTGGTCGCCGCGGCCGGCACCCGCGGTGGCACCCCGATCGAGGAGCTGCTGGCCGAGCTGGACGCGATGATCGGGCTCGACGCTGTGAAGGAGCGGGTCCGTGCGCTGACCTCTGAGCTCGCCGTGGACGCGCGGCGCAGGGAAGCGGGCATGAAGGTCGCGGTGCGCAGCAGGCACCTGCTGCTGACCGGCAACCCCGGCACCGCGAAGACGACCGTGGCCCGGTTGCTGGGCAAGATCTTCCAGGCGCTCGGCGTGCTGCCCAAGGGGCACGTCGTCGAGATGACCCGCACCGACCTGGTCGGCGAGTACCTCGGCCAGACCTCGCCGAAGACCCGCGCGGCCTGTGAGAAGGCGGTCGGCGGGGTGCTGTTCCTCGACGAGGCCTACAACCTCGTCACCGACGAGGACGACGACTACGGCCGCGAAGCGGTCGCCGAGCTGCTGGTGCAGATGGAGAACCACCGCGACGACCTGGTGGTGTTCGCGGCGGGCTACCCGAAGGAGATCGACACCTTCCTCGAATCGAACCCGGGGCTGCGCTCGCGGTTCGCCGGGCGGATCGAGTTCCCGGACTACTCGAACGACGAGCTGGCGAAGATCTTTGGCGCGATGGCGAAGAGCCAGGGCTACGAGCTGGCGGACGACCTCGTGGCCGAGCTGCCGGAGGCGGTCCGGCGGATTCCGCGTGGCCGTGGGTTCGCCAACGGCCGGTCCGCGCGGGTGCTGCTGGAGGCGGCGATCGGGAAGCAGTCGAGCCGGCTGACCGCCGAGCCGGGTGCGCGGACCGAGGATCTGGCCGTGCTGGTCGCCGCGGACCTGCCGGGGCCGGGGCAGTCCGGCGTGTCCGCAGTGGACGACGCCGGTCCGCGGCGGAGCCTGGAGGAGCTGCTGGCCGAGCTGGACGCGATGATCGGCCTCGATTCGGTCAAGCAGCGCGTGCGGTCCATGGTGGACGAGATGGCCGTGGACGCGCGGCGCCGGGAAGCGGGCATGAAGGTCGCGGTACGCAGCAGGCACCTGCTGTTCACCGGGAACCCGGGCACCGCGAAGACCACCGTGTCGCGGCTGGTCGGGCAGATCTACCGGGAGCTGGGTGTGCTGCCGTCCGGGCACCTCGTCGAGGTCGGCCGGGGCGATCTGGTGGCCGAGTACTCCGGCCAGACCGCGCCGAAGACCCGCGAGGTCTGCGAGCGGGCCGCGGGCGGCGTGCTGTTCATCGACGAGGCCTACAACCTCGTGCGCGACGACAACGACGACTACGGCCGGGAGGCCGTCACCGAGCTGCTGGTGCAGATGGAGAACCACCGCGAGGACCTGGTGGTTTTCGTCGCCGGCTATCCGAAGCAGATGGACGAGTTCCTGGAGTCCAACCCGGGCCTGCGCTCGCGCTTCGCCGGACGGATCGAGTTCCCGGACTACTCCAACGACGAGCTGGCCGGGATCTTCACCCTGATGGCCGGCGGTCAGGGGTATCGCCTCGCCGACGACCTCGCCGCGGCGCTGCCGGAGGCGATCCGGCGGATCCCGCGTGGCCGTGGGTTCGCCAACGGCCGGTCCGCTCGCGGGCTGCTCGAGGCCGCCATCGGCAAGCAGTCCACCCGGCTGGCCGCCGCGCCGGACACCCCGGCCGACGAGCTGGCCGTGCTCGTGGCCGCCGACCTGCCCGGCGAGGCCGGGGTCGCGGTCACCGACGAGTCCGGTCCACGGCGCGGTCTCGACGATCTGCTCGACGAGCTGGACGGCATGATCGGCCTGGACGAGGTCAAGGCGCAGGTCCGCGCGCTGGTCGCGGAGACCCGGCTGGACGCGCGCCGCCGTCAGGCCGGGCTGCCGGTCGGGGCACGCAGCCGCCACCTCGTGTTCACCGGCAATCCGGGCACCGCCAAGACGACGGTCGCGCGGCTGATGGGCCAGGTCTACCGCGAGCTGGGTGTGCTGCCGTCGGGGCACCTGGTCGAGGTGGCCCGGCCGGACCTGGTCGCCGAGTACATCGGCCAGACCGCGCCGAAGACCCGCGACGTGTGCGAGCGGGCGATCGGCGGGCTGCTGTTCATCGACGAGGCCTACACGCTGGTGCAGAGCTACTCGAACGGCGGCGACTTCGGCACCGAGGCCATCGCCGAGCTGCTGGTGCAGATGGAGAATCACCGCGAGGACCTGATCGTGATCGCCGCGGGCTACCCGGCGGACATGGACCGCTTCCTCGACGCCAACTCGGGCCTGCGGTCCCGCTTCGGTGCCACGGTGCACTTCGCCGACTACGACGACACCCAGCTGGCGGCCATCTTCACCGCGATGGCGGGCAAACAGGGCTACCGGCTCGCACCCGATCTGGCCGAGGCGCTGCCCGGTCTGCTGGCGGGGCTGGACCGTGGCTCCGGTTTCGCCAACGGCCGGTCCGCCCGTGGCCTGCTCGAACGGGCCATCCGCGCGCAGGCGATGCGGCTGGCCGGACCGGACGTCGACATGGACTCCCTGACCGACGCCGAGCTGACCCTGCTGACCGTCGCGGACGTCCCCACCGGCTCGTGA
- the rimO gene encoding 30S ribosomal protein S12 methylthiotransferase RimO, giving the protein MPSPTTEPAGSRRVSLVTLGCARNEVDSEELAGRLAAGGWELSGDPGDSDVVVVNTCGFVESAKKDSVDTLLAAADTGRKVVAVGCMAERYGTELAESLPEADAVLGFDHYAELSDRLDDVVAGRALASHTPSDRRKLLPISPVQRPAAAPEVEVPGHAQHGWGPRVLRTRLDDAPVAALKIASGCDRRCSFCAIPSFRGSFVSRQPDEIVAEARWLAEHGVKELFLVSENSTSYGKDFGRDGTRALERLLPRLAEVEGVERVRVSYLQPAETRPQLVQAIADTPGVADYFDLSFQHSSERVLRRMRRFGSTDSFLALTEQIRERAPEAGIRTNVIVGFPGETEEDLAELERFLTGARLDAVGVFGYSDEDGTEAETFDGKLEPAEVAERVARISALVEELTAQRAEDRIGTVVHVLVEQAGEDGEDPVGRAAHQAPEVDGECVLLDAPKVAVGELVRCEVVDSAGVDLIVRPVSDADR; this is encoded by the coding sequence GTGCCTTCTCCCACCACTGAGCCAGCCGGCAGCCGACGAGTTTCCCTCGTGACCTTGGGCTGCGCCCGCAACGAGGTCGACTCCGAGGAACTGGCCGGCCGGCTCGCCGCCGGAGGCTGGGAGCTGTCCGGGGATCCCGGGGACTCCGACGTCGTCGTGGTGAACACCTGCGGGTTCGTGGAGTCGGCGAAGAAGGACTCGGTCGACACGCTGCTCGCCGCGGCCGATACCGGCCGCAAGGTGGTCGCGGTCGGGTGCATGGCGGAGCGCTACGGCACCGAGCTGGCCGAAAGCCTCCCCGAGGCGGACGCGGTGCTCGGCTTCGATCACTACGCCGAGCTGTCCGACCGTCTCGACGACGTGGTCGCCGGCCGCGCGCTCGCCTCGCACACGCCGTCCGACCGCCGGAAGCTGCTGCCGATCAGCCCGGTGCAGCGGCCCGCCGCGGCCCCCGAGGTCGAGGTGCCGGGGCACGCGCAGCACGGCTGGGGCCCGCGCGTGCTGCGCACCCGGTTGGACGACGCACCGGTGGCCGCGCTGAAGATCGCCTCCGGATGCGACCGGCGCTGCTCGTTCTGCGCGATCCCGTCGTTCCGCGGTTCGTTCGTGTCGCGGCAGCCGGACGAGATCGTCGCCGAAGCCCGCTGGCTGGCCGAGCACGGCGTGAAGGAACTGTTCCTGGTCAGCGAGAACTCCACCTCCTACGGCAAGGACTTCGGCCGCGACGGCACGCGCGCGCTCGAGCGGCTGCTGCCCCGGCTGGCCGAGGTCGAGGGCGTCGAGCGGGTGCGGGTGTCCTACCTGCAGCCGGCGGAGACCCGGCCGCAGCTGGTCCAGGCCATCGCGGACACGCCAGGGGTCGCGGACTACTTCGACCTCTCGTTCCAGCACTCCAGCGAGCGGGTGCTGCGCCGGATGCGCCGGTTCGGCTCCACCGACTCGTTCCTCGCGCTCACCGAGCAGATCCGGGAACGGGCGCCGGAGGCGGGCATCCGCACCAACGTGATCGTCGGCTTCCCGGGGGAGACCGAGGAGGACCTGGCCGAACTGGAGCGGTTCCTCACCGGTGCCCGGCTCGACGCGGTCGGCGTGTTCGGCTACTCCGACGAGGACGGCACCGAGGCCGAGACCTTCGACGGAAAACTCGAACCGGCCGAGGTCGCCGAGCGGGTCGCGCGAATCTCGGCGCTGGTCGAGGAACTGACCGCCCAGCGGGCCGAGGACCGCATCGGCACCGTCGTGCACGTCCTGGTCGAGCAGGCAGGCGAGGACGGCGAGGATCCGGTCGGCCGCGCGGCGCACCAGGCGCCCGAGGTCGACGGCGAATGCGTGCTGCTCGACGCGCCGAAGGTGGCGGTGGGCGAGCTGGTCCGCTGCGAGGTCGTCGACTCCGCCGGTGTCGACCTGATCGTGCGGCCGGTATCGGACGCGGACCGGTGA
- the pgsA gene encoding CDP-diacylglycerol--glycerol-3-phosphate 3-phosphatidyltransferase: MPSGSAAPSASGAAEAGAQVPATTPVPTLNLANLLTISRLVLVPLFVVALFLGGGVDTTWRAIATGLFAIASATDQVDGWVARRYGLVTDFGKIADPIADKALIGAALIGLSVLGELSWWVTIVIAVREIGVTLLRFWVIRHGVIPASRGGKAKTMTQILAIVVYLLPLPAGADPVRWVLMGLAVALTVVTGVDYLVRALRLRAAGRRVTGA, encoded by the coding sequence GTGCCCTCAGGTTCCGCAGCCCCGTCGGCTTCCGGAGCGGCCGAGGCCGGTGCCCAGGTGCCCGCGACCACCCCGGTGCCGACGCTGAACCTGGCGAACCTGCTGACCATCTCGCGGCTGGTGCTGGTCCCGCTGTTCGTGGTCGCGTTGTTCCTGGGCGGCGGCGTGGACACCACGTGGCGCGCGATCGCGACCGGGCTGTTCGCCATCGCCTCGGCCACCGACCAGGTCGACGGCTGGGTGGCCCGCCGCTACGGGTTGGTCACCGACTTCGGCAAGATCGCCGACCCGATCGCGGACAAGGCGCTGATCGGTGCCGCGCTGATCGGGCTGAGCGTGCTCGGCGAGCTGTCCTGGTGGGTCACCATCGTGATCGCGGTCCGTGAGATCGGGGTGACGCTGCTGCGCTTCTGGGTGATCCGGCACGGCGTGATCCCGGCCAGCCGCGGCGGCAAGGCCAAGACGATGACCCAGATCCTCGCGATCGTGGTCTACCTGCTGCCGCTGCCGGCCGGTGCCGATCCGGTGCGCTGGGTGCTGATGGGCCTGGCCGTGGCGCTGACCGTGGTCACCGGCGTGGACTACCTGGTCCGCGCGCTCCGGCTGCGGGCCGCGGGGCGCCGCGTGACGGGCGCCTGA
- a CDS encoding CinA family protein has product MTGARELVATLTRRGETVAAAESLTAGLLCATLAEVPGASAVLRGGLVVYATELKTVLAGVDQRLLAEHGAVHPEVAAQLAAGARDRCGATWGLGLTGVAGPDPQDGAAPGTVYAGLCGPGTAVVRELALPGDRPSIRAAAVRAAFALLGEHLH; this is encoded by the coding sequence ATGACCGGCGCACGGGAACTGGTCGCCACTCTCACCCGGCGGGGGGAAACCGTCGCCGCCGCCGAATCGCTGACCGCCGGGCTGCTGTGCGCCACCCTGGCCGAGGTGCCCGGCGCCAGCGCGGTGCTGCGGGGCGGGCTGGTCGTGTACGCCACCGAGCTGAAGACCGTGCTGGCCGGGGTCGACCAGCGGCTGCTGGCCGAGCACGGCGCCGTGCACCCCGAGGTGGCCGCCCAGCTGGCGGCCGGTGCCCGCGACCGTTGCGGGGCCACCTGGGGGCTGGGCCTGACCGGCGTGGCCGGGCCGGATCCGCAGGACGGTGCCGCACCCGGCACGGTGTACGCCGGGCTGTGCGGGCCGGGCACCGCGGTGGTCCGCGAGCTGGCCCTGCCCGGTGACCGGCCGTCGATCAGGGCGGCCGCGGTGCGCGCCGCGTTCGCCTTGCTCGGGGAACATCTACACTGA
- a CDS encoding helix-turn-helix domain-containing protein translates to MTVLLREAIGDRLRHARTNQRRTLRDISRAARVSLGYLSEVERGQKEASSELLASICEALELPLGDLLHKVAADVSALDTVEVTPVEEVEATSRESVPEREPAGSAGFEGGRLVSELVGDDLSDLRLQPAPRMNTTLRTTIGAPKLASTIAA, encoded by the coding sequence ATGACCGTGCTGTTGCGTGAGGCGATCGGTGATCGGCTCCGTCATGCCCGCACCAACCAGCGTCGAACGCTGCGTGACATCTCCCGCGCCGCCAGGGTCAGCCTCGGCTACCTGTCCGAGGTCGAGCGCGGTCAGAAGGAAGCCTCCAGCGAGCTGCTGGCCTCCATCTGCGAGGCGCTGGAGCTTCCGCTCGGCGACCTGCTGCACAAGGTCGCGGCCGATGTGTCGGCTCTCGACACGGTCGAGGTCACCCCGGTCGAGGAGGTGGAGGCCACCTCGCGTGAGTCCGTGCCGGAGCGCGAGCCGGCCGGGTCCGCCGGGTTCGAGGGTGGCAGGCTGGTGTCCGAGCTGGTCGGCGACGACCTCTCCGACCTGCGGCTGCAGCCCGCGCCGCGGATGAACACCACGTTGCGGACCACGATCGGGGCGCCCAAGCTCGCGTCCACGATCGCCGCGTAG
- a CDS encoding PspA/IM30 family protein, translating to MANPFVKFWKYMMAAFSSKIDEHADPKVQIQQAIEEAQRNHQALTQQAASVIGNQRQLEMKLNRQLGEVEKLQASTRQALVLADEARSQGDEAKATQFETAAESFAAQLVTAEQSIEDLKTLHDQSLQAASQAKQAVERNATMLQQKLAERTKLLSQLEQAKMQEQVSNSLNQMSQLAAPGNTPSLEEVRDKIEKRYTTALGSAELAQNSVQGRMMEVQESATQMAGHSRLEQIRASMQGNSVAQVTDGGAGAKAAGADAANAPASPDIQREIQARVQAEQGKNPA from the coding sequence ATGGCCAACCCGTTCGTGAAGTTCTGGAAGTACATGATGGCGGCGTTTTCGTCGAAGATCGACGAGCACGCCGACCCGAAGGTACAGATCCAGCAGGCCATCGAGGAGGCGCAGCGCAACCACCAGGCGCTGACGCAGCAGGCCGCCTCCGTGATCGGCAACCAGCGGCAGCTGGAGATGAAGCTCAACCGGCAGCTCGGCGAGGTGGAGAAGCTGCAGGCGTCGACCCGCCAGGCGCTGGTGCTGGCCGACGAGGCCCGTTCCCAAGGCGACGAGGCGAAGGCCACCCAGTTCGAGACCGCGGCGGAGAGCTTCGCCGCGCAGCTGGTCACCGCCGAGCAGAGCATCGAGGACCTCAAGACCCTGCACGACCAGTCGCTGCAGGCCGCTTCGCAGGCCAAGCAGGCCGTCGAGCGCAACGCCACGATGCTGCAGCAGAAGCTGGCCGAGCGCACCAAGCTGCTCTCGCAGCTGGAGCAGGCGAAGATGCAGGAGCAGGTCTCCAACTCGCTCAACCAGATGAGCCAGCTGGCCGCGCCGGGCAACACCCCGTCGCTGGAAGAGGTCCGCGACAAGATCGAGAAGCGCTACACCACCGCACTGGGCTCGGCCGAGCTGGCGCAGAACTCCGTACAGGGCCGGATGATGGAGGTCCAGGAGTCGGCCACGCAGATGGCAGGGCACTCGCGGCTGGAGCAGATCCGCGCCTCGATGCAGGGCAATTCGGTCGCGCAGGTCACCGACGGTGGCGCGGGCGCGAAGGCGGCGGGCGCGGACGCGGCGAACGCCCCCGCGAGCCCGGACATCCAGCGCGAGATCCAGGCTCGCGTGCAGGCGGAGCAGGGCAAGAACCCGGCCTGA